A single window of Jaculus jaculus isolate mJacJac1 chromosome 14, mJacJac1.mat.Y.cur, whole genome shotgun sequence DNA harbors:
- the LOC101611460 gene encoding olfactory receptor class A-like protein 1, producing the protein MLPRDLISGFFLILEIVIGFVGNSLIFVIYMYTFLVQPHLKKPIDVIFTHLTLANVLSIVFRLTPDVMSSFSVRLFLHDVGCKAVLYAYSVTRGLSICTTSLLSVFQAITLMSSSSSWAWLKSKVSSCIFPSFLFFWIINMSLFVPIIETVKAQSNFTVGSRYLQTHCQSNQIRYHTTVSFLSAIMIRDFLSVAIMMWASLYMAILLFGHNSRTRHVHSSSSSSYSSSEHKATLSILLLVASFIFFYCCNNFITFYLFYRPKRSPLLDRISGILSSCYSIICPYVLVNNRKIISKLISSCSGLKKFFSARRFNA; encoded by the coding sequence ATGCTTCCAAGAGACCTGATTTCTGGATTTTTCCTCATATTAGAAATTGTCATTGGGTTTGTGGGTAACTCCTTGATCTTCGTGATATACATGTACACGTTTTTAGTCCAGCCTCATCTGAAGAAGCCCATAGATGTGATCTTTACACATCTGACACTTGCCAATGTTCTGAGCATCGTGTTCAGGCTGACACCAGATGTCATGTCATCTTTTTCAGTACGGCTTTTTCTGCATGATGTTGGCTGTAAGGCGGTTTTGTATGCGTACAGTGTCACCCGGGGCCTCTCCATCTGCACTACCTCTCTGCTGAGTGTGTTTCAAGCCATCACTCTCATGTCCAGCAGTTCCAGTTGGGCGTGGCTTAAATCTAAAGTTTCTTCGTGCATTTTcccatctttccttttcttctggatAATCAACATGTCTCTGTTTGTTCCCATTATTGAAACTGTAAAGGCCCAAAGCAACTTCACTGTTGGTTCTAGGTACTTGCAAACACACTGTCAGAGCAACCAAATTCGTTATCACACCACAGTGTCTTTTTTAAGTGCGATAATGATCAGAGACTTCCTGTCTGTGGCCATCATGATGTGGGCCAGTCTCtacatggcgattctcctatttGGACACAACAGCAGAACGCGGCATGTCCACAGCTCCAGCAGCTCTTCCTACTCATCTTCTGAACATAAAGCCACCCTCAGCATACTTCTGCTGGTagcttccttcattttcttttattgctgTAACAACTTTAttaccttttatttgttttataggcCCAAGAGAAGTCCACTCTTGGATAGGATTAGTGGAATTTTATCATCATGCTACTCAATCATCTGTCCGTATGTCCTGGTTAACAATAGGAAAATCATTTCCAAATTGATTTCTTCCTGTTCAGGCTTGAAAAAATTCTTTTCTGCAAGAAGATTCAATGCCTAA